The DNA sequence CCTTATTATCTTCTTTTTTATAATAATCTATTAATCTTTCATATCCATCACGAGTTACAGGTAGAAATTTATTTAACGCAAAAGATAATGAGTCAGTCTTTAGAAAATAATTTATCGCTTCTTGTTCTCTCTGAGTTTGATCATAAGTCTTACCAAGGAAATAATAGGAAACTGCTAAATTTTCATAATCCTTATTCTTTAAGAATTCCTTTTCTACGGATAAAAAGTTTTTAATCGCTGCTTCGTAATTTTTTAAGTAGAAATTTGAAACCCCATCGGACAGTATAAAATAAGTATAGTAGGTATAATCATTATATTTTTGACATTCTTTTAAACCTACACTAGAGTAAAATTTACTTTTATTATACTTTTCATTTTTACTGTAGCTGTTTGATAGAGAAAAGATAGATCCTATATAGTTTTTTATATCTCCGTTATTATTTTCTATTTTATTTTTTTCATATTGATAATATTCTATAAAGAGAGGAAGCGCTTCCTCATTTTCTGCTGTAGCAGTTTTTAGAATACCAATAAGTTTTTTTACATAAAAATATTGATCTTTATTTTTATCTTTTGCCAGTTTTTGAGCAGAAATGAAATAATCGAGCGCATCCGAATACTTAAAGTCATAGTATAATAGTGTACCTTTTATGATATGTGCTTTTGCAGGATATTCATTTGAAATAAAATTTCTTGTCATTTGCAATAAAGAATCTGCAAAAGGATGTCCATTTTCAGAAGCGAGACCTTTCACATGCGCAATTTTATAATAACCATCATAAATTAAATTAGAATTTTTGGACATTTTGCCTTTACGAAGAATTGTATTTGCATACAGTTCTGATTTTACATTATCAATTCGAAATACCTTATCATAGGCATCATTAAGTTCCTTTCCACTTCTATTTTTAAGGGAGTCTGGAATCTTAAAACCAACTACACTTTGGCAGATTATAAGATTGTAACATAATATCAGGAGAATCGTTAACTGGTTTTTCCACATAGTTGCAATGTTTTTGCAATAGTACAGATTTTAGCGATAAATTGTTTGTAGAATATAAAAATATCTTATAATTAGTTAAATATTGATTATATAAATTATTGTTTTAGTCCTATTTTTATCAATTACCGATTGAATTATACTGAATTTATCAATTTAGACATATCTTTCTTGCAAAAGGTGTTAAACGATTCCATCTTTGAAAAATAATTTATAGCGGTATCTGAAAAGCTTACAAAGTAGGTAAAAAACAAAAATCTTTATTATTAAAAAACTTAAAGAAATCATAAGAAATCAGCTAAAAAAAGAAGATATTAGATTTGTCGGGCCTGGGTTTTATTGCTGTTGCGCCGGTTCCGGTTGCAGTTTTCGGTGCATTCGGAGATTCTAATGATTTGTATTGCACTGATGCTGGTACTAGTTTGACCAGACACCCTATTAATTCCTATATGTTGAAAGATTGCGTAAAAAGTAACCTTTTCTAATTTAAAAAAAAATCATGAAATATTTAATAATTTAGAATCAGAATTTGCCGAAATACTGGTATAAAGTTCAAAAGGCAACAACCACTTTTGGAGGTAAAAAATGGGTTGCTTATTTCACGAGAGATATTCCTTTTACCGATGGACCCTATAAGTTTCGCGACTGCC is a window from the Kaistella flava (ex Peng et al. 2021) genome containing:
- a CDS encoding helix-turn-helix domain-containing protein — protein: MWKNQLTILLILCYNLIICQSVVGFKIPDSLKNRSGKELNDAYDKVFRIDNVKSELYANTILRKGKMSKNSNLIYDGYYKIAHVKGLASENGHPFADSLLQMTRNFISNEYPAKAHIIKGTLLYYDFKYSDALDYFISAQKLAKDKNKDQYFYVKKLIGILKTATAENEEALPLFIEYYQYEKNKIENNNGDIKNYIGSIFSLSNSYSKNEKYNKSKFYSSVGLKECQKYNDYTYYTYFILSDGVSNFYLKNYEAAIKNFLSVEKEFLKNKDYENLAVSYYFLGKTYDQTQREQEAINYFLKTDSLSFALNKFLPVTRDGYERLIDYYKKEDNKVEQLKYINHLFYADSVMAKNNKYIAKDIYRKYDTPLLLQDKELLINKLANKNNSLQWFLIFSSLLVLVLTVIYFRARKRLRRYQKQAIILLDNVEIENRNKLSIVESENRLNNNQKKKSTLSDENYHEIKTKIINFESTKGFIQNNLTLGELAKDLDTNRDYLSKFINEEKGKNFSQYLNELRINYILLELKNNKKLRKYTISAIASEAGFSNSESFSNAFKRITGTLPSFYIKLLEKGSDTTTHD